A single genomic interval of Streptomyces sp. NBC_00663 harbors:
- a CDS encoding IclR family transcriptional regulator, protein MLEKATFILECFSPSGGPFRLSELSELAGLPKPTVHRLAADLVRLGWLERSGAQYRLGAKLFELGSLVPHRLDLREAALPFLQDLFEATRETVHLGVRDGMEVVYLERIHGHEALQLPSRIGGSLPLSCTGVGKALLAFLGAELTEEVLSQPLPSLTPYSITDPVRLRTALEKIRVSGLAYEEQEAALEVSCIAAPVFSGGTAVAALSVAVPRSRFSPAQLAPAVRTAALGLSRVLRAGA, encoded by the coding sequence ATGTTGGAAAAGGCCACTTTTATCTTGGAATGTTTCAGCCCAAGCGGTGGTCCGTTCCGTTTGTCAGAACTTTCGGAGCTCGCCGGACTGCCGAAGCCGACGGTCCACCGACTGGCCGCGGACCTCGTCCGGCTCGGCTGGCTGGAGCGGTCGGGCGCCCAGTACCGCCTCGGCGCGAAGCTGTTTGAGCTCGGCTCGCTGGTCCCGCACCGACTCGACCTGCGCGAGGCGGCCCTGCCGTTCCTCCAGGACCTGTTCGAGGCCACGCGGGAGACCGTCCATCTCGGCGTGCGCGACGGCATGGAGGTCGTCTACCTCGAACGCATCCACGGCCACGAGGCCCTCCAACTCCCCTCCCGCATCGGTGGCTCCCTCCCGCTGAGCTGCACCGGCGTCGGCAAGGCCCTGCTCGCCTTCTTGGGCGCCGAGCTCACCGAGGAGGTGCTGTCCCAGCCTCTGCCGAGCCTGACGCCGTACTCGATCACCGACCCGGTGCGGCTGCGGACGGCCCTGGAGAAGATCCGGGTCTCGGGGCTCGCCTACGAGGAGCAGGAGGCGGCGCTGGAGGTGAGTTGTATCGCGGCTCCCGTCTTCTCAGGTGGTACGGCAGTGGCGGCGCTCTCGGTGGCCGTACCGCGCTCCCGGTTCAGCCCCGCTCAGCTGGCTCCGGCGGTCCGGACGGCGGCGCTGGGGCTGTCGCGGGTGCTGCGCGCGGGCGCGTGA
- a CDS encoding amidohydrolase family protein — protein sequence MAAIPRRIDVHQHLIPAFYRDLLAKEGIAEAGGRALPDWNPESALELMDLLGTETGIVSVSTPGAAFLDDPAEAAHLARRLNDFSADLAESHAGRFGWFATVPMPDAVASAAEARRALTELGADGVTLLANSRGTYLGAEGQDSLWQTLDEHAAVVFVHPADLPAPPVEGIPPFAADFLLDTTRAAYLLVRNGIPRRYPNIRFILSHAGGFVPYSSHRMAVAIAADAGRSPLDVLDDFRDFYFDTALSSSPAALPTLLAFARPGRVMFGSDWPFAPTAAGQYFANGLDSHPLDAESLKAVDRGNAEALFPRFGGTSAPSRSGSGLRKSAQRAAARLVFKLVQPT from the coding sequence ATGGCCGCCATCCCACGCCGTATCGACGTCCACCAGCACCTCATTCCCGCCTTCTACCGGGACCTCCTCGCCAAGGAGGGCATCGCCGAGGCCGGCGGCCGGGCGCTGCCGGACTGGAACCCCGAGTCGGCGCTGGAGCTGATGGACCTGCTGGGGACAGAGACGGGGATCGTCTCCGTCTCCACGCCGGGCGCCGCATTCCTCGACGATCCGGCCGAGGCCGCCCATCTGGCCCGGCGACTCAACGACTTCTCCGCTGATCTGGCCGAAAGTCACGCGGGGCGGTTCGGCTGGTTCGCAACCGTGCCGATGCCGGACGCCGTCGCCTCCGCGGCCGAGGCCCGGCGGGCGCTGACGGAGCTGGGTGCCGACGGGGTCACCCTGCTGGCCAACAGTCGGGGCACCTATCTGGGCGCGGAGGGACAGGACTCCCTGTGGCAGACGCTCGACGAGCACGCGGCCGTCGTGTTCGTCCACCCGGCCGACCTTCCCGCGCCGCCGGTCGAGGGCATCCCGCCGTTCGCCGCCGACTTCCTGCTCGACACCACGCGGGCCGCCTATCTCCTCGTTCGCAACGGCATCCCGCGCCGCTATCCGAACATCCGGTTCATCCTCAGTCACGCCGGCGGTTTCGTCCCCTACTCCTCGCACCGGATGGCTGTCGCCATCGCCGCTGATGCCGGGCGCAGCCCGTTGGACGTCCTGGACGACTTCCGAGACTTCTACTTCGACACGGCCCTGTCCTCCAGCCCGGCGGCCCTGCCCACCCTGCTGGCCTTCGCCCGCCCCGGGCGCGTCATGTTCGGCAGCGACTGGCCATTCGCCCCCACTGCCGCGGGCCAGTACTTCGCTAACGGCCTGGACAGCCACCCGCTCGATGCGGAGTCGCTCAAGGCCGTCGACCGCGGCAACGCCGAGGCGCTCTTCCCTCGTTTCGGCGGGACTTCCGCGCCTTCCAGGTCCGGGTCGGGACTGCGGAAGTCCGCCCAACGGGCCGCTGCCCGGCTCGTCTTCAAGTTGGTCCAGCCAACATGA
- a CDS encoding NADP-dependent oxidoreductase, protein MKAILFDRFGGTEVLHGADIEVPQPGPGQVRVRVKAAGMNALDGKIRSGALEAVFPTPLPSVPGHELAGVVDALGEGVQDVQVDDEVLGWSDTGSYAEYALATTVAHKPAGLDWQHAVALPVAGETAERVLNLLGVTAGETVLMHGAAGAVGTLAVQLATARGARVIGTAGPANQDYLTSLGATATVYGEGLVERVRALAPDGVDAVFDLAGKGALEDSIALRGGTERIVTIADFRAHQLGITFANGPHERSAARLAALAQDAATGKLVTTVTAYPLDQAATAQQVSDAGHVRGKLVLTLD, encoded by the coding sequence ATGAAAGCCATCCTGTTCGACCGTTTCGGAGGCACGGAAGTGCTGCACGGGGCGGACATCGAGGTCCCGCAGCCCGGCCCCGGGCAGGTCCGCGTCCGCGTCAAGGCGGCCGGGATGAACGCACTGGACGGCAAGATCCGCTCCGGGGCGCTGGAGGCCGTGTTCCCCACGCCGCTGCCCTCCGTCCCCGGTCACGAGCTCGCCGGCGTGGTGGATGCCCTGGGTGAGGGGGTGCAGGACGTGCAGGTGGATGACGAGGTGCTGGGCTGGTCGGACACCGGCTCGTACGCCGAGTACGCGCTGGCCACCACCGTGGCCCACAAGCCCGCCGGTCTCGACTGGCAGCACGCGGTCGCGCTGCCGGTGGCGGGCGAGACGGCCGAGCGGGTCCTGAACCTGCTGGGCGTCACCGCAGGGGAGACGGTGCTGATGCACGGCGCGGCCGGAGCGGTCGGAACCCTGGCGGTCCAGCTCGCCACGGCCCGCGGAGCGCGTGTCATCGGCACCGCCGGCCCCGCCAACCAGGACTACCTCACCTCGCTCGGCGCCACCGCGACTGTTTACGGCGAGGGCCTGGTCGAGCGGGTCCGTGCGCTCGCCCCCGACGGCGTGGACGCGGTGTTCGACCTGGCCGGGAAGGGAGCCCTGGAAGACTCCATCGCCCTGCGCGGCGGCACCGAGCGCATCGTCACCATCGCCGACTTCCGCGCGCACCAGCTCGGCATCACTTTCGCCAACGGTCCCCACGAACGCTCGGCCGCCCGCCTGGCCGCCCTGGCGCAGGATGCCGCGACCGGCAAGCTCGTCACCACCGTCACCGCCTACCCGCTCGACCAGGCCGCCACGGCCCAGCAGGTCAGCGACGCCGGGCATGTCCGGGGCAAGCTCGTCCTCACCCTCGACTGA
- a CDS encoding alkene reductase, which yields MLNALWTPTTVGDISLPHRLVMAPMTRDRSTPEGVPTELNAEYYAQRASHALIITEGTQPNADGQGYLLTPGIHNDEQIAGWRKVTDAVHAADGRIVIQLMHTGRIAHPDNTPHGRRPVAPSPIRPQGAMFTASGPQEMPTPRALSTQEVAATVDDFRRAAAAAVAAGADGVEIHGANGYLVHQFLSDNTNQRTDRYGGSLEGRIRFAAEVAAAVAEEIGAERTGLRISPGNPYNDMAESDTAELYQALLRALSPLGLAYLHVMHAGDEELLGTLRELWPTTLILNRAGADLPTRAKDVDHGTADLVSVGALALANPDLVERLRSDAPLNTPDPATFYGGGVAGYTDYPTYTV from the coding sequence ATGCTGAACGCCCTGTGGACACCGACCACCGTCGGTGACATCTCCCTCCCGCACCGCCTGGTCATGGCGCCCATGACCCGTGACCGCTCCACCCCTGAAGGCGTCCCCACCGAGCTGAACGCCGAGTACTACGCCCAGCGGGCCTCGCACGCGCTCATCATCACCGAGGGCACCCAGCCAAACGCCGACGGCCAGGGCTATCTCCTCACTCCCGGCATCCACAATGACGAGCAGATCGCCGGGTGGCGCAAGGTCACCGACGCCGTGCACGCCGCCGACGGCCGGATCGTCATCCAGCTGATGCACACCGGACGCATCGCCCACCCCGACAACACCCCCCACGGGCGCCGGCCGGTCGCCCCTTCGCCGATCCGGCCGCAGGGCGCGATGTTCACCGCGTCCGGGCCCCAGGAGATGCCGACGCCCCGGGCTCTGTCGACGCAGGAGGTCGCAGCGACCGTCGACGACTTCCGCCGCGCCGCAGCGGCCGCGGTCGCGGCAGGCGCCGACGGCGTGGAGATCCACGGCGCCAACGGCTACCTGGTGCACCAGTTCCTGTCCGACAACACCAACCAGCGCACCGACCGCTACGGCGGTTCCCTCGAGGGCCGCATCCGCTTCGCCGCCGAGGTAGCCGCCGCGGTGGCCGAGGAGATCGGCGCCGAGCGCACCGGCCTGCGCATCTCCCCCGGCAATCCGTACAACGACATGGCCGAGTCCGACACCGCCGAGCTGTATCAGGCGCTCCTGCGCGCACTCAGCCCACTCGGTCTGGCCTACCTCCACGTGATGCACGCGGGCGACGAGGAACTGCTGGGCACCCTGCGTGAGCTGTGGCCGACCACGCTGATCCTCAACCGGGCCGGCGCCGACCTACCCACCCGCGCCAAGGACGTCGACCACGGCACGGCCGACCTCGTCTCCGTCGGCGCCCTCGCGCTCGCCAACCCGGACCTGGTCGAGCGGCTACGCTCTGACGCGCCGCTGAACACCCCCGACCCGGCGACCTTCTACGGCGGCGGAGTGGCCGGCTACACCGACTACCCCACCTACACCGTCTGA
- a CDS encoding MarR family winged helix-turn-helix transcriptional regulator: MSVPTPRIPSTASEGPMSYAIFQLARAHRARAAAMLREMDLHPGQELLLMQLLDRDGQTQSELLESVGLDHSTVSKSLRRMQDAGLLVREPAEHDRRVMVVHLTDKGRAMREPLAAMWRALEETSALNVSAQQAESFVRTAYAIADAINSRAVPREQSE; encoded by the coding sequence ATGTCCGTCCCCACACCCCGCATCCCCAGCACGGCCAGCGAGGGGCCGATGAGCTACGCGATCTTCCAGCTCGCCCGTGCTCACCGGGCCCGCGCCGCCGCCATGCTCCGCGAGATGGACCTGCATCCCGGACAGGAACTGCTGCTGATGCAACTGCTGGACCGGGACGGCCAGACCCAGTCCGAGCTGCTCGAAAGCGTCGGCCTGGACCACTCCACGGTCTCGAAGTCCCTGCGCCGCATGCAGGACGCCGGCCTGCTCGTCCGCGAGCCGGCCGAACACGACCGGCGCGTCATGGTCGTCCACCTCACCGACAAGGGCCGTGCCATGCGCGAGCCCCTGGCAGCCATGTGGCGGGCCCTGGAGGAGACCTCCGCGCTGAACGTGTCGGCGCAGCAGGCGGAATCCTTCGTCCGCACCGCCTACGCCATCGCCGACGCGATCAACAGCCGCGCTGTTCCGCGGGAACAGTCTGAGTAA
- a CDS encoding sensor histidine kinase: MARLPVRLRLTLAFCLAMAMVLTALGAFLYTRMGTELTRAVDLDLRARAAATVGSLAQRERAPLDAGSGLIDPDESFGQILTPQGDVVETTPAVAAAPMLPPGTARTVTKPVFLSRHVVGVNDPARLLALPVRLPGKVEQPAVLVVGAPLGDRAEALDRLLLLLLIGGPLALSVSSYAGWLLAGAALRPVERIRREAAAISETEPERRLTVPPTGDELARLALTLNAMLARLQEALEREHHFVDTAGHELRTPLALLRAELELATARPRERVELEAALRSAAAETDRLVGLAEDILVLARTREGRLPLRREPVSLPRLLTDAAEAFRARATADGATITVETSGAPEATADADPVRLRQVLHNVLDNALRHSGSSGPGHIVLSAERADSAVKLCVGDEGQGFPPAMLAGPPPGPSADRSAGGLGLAIVAMIAAAHGGRLSLANRPSGGALITVCLIAAPVQGSGAECPSAAVGSCAGPAEAE; this comes from the coding sequence TTGGCTAGGCTCCCCGTCCGGCTCCGCCTGACCCTCGCCTTCTGTCTGGCGATGGCGATGGTGCTCACCGCGCTGGGCGCCTTCCTCTACACCCGGATGGGCACCGAACTGACCCGCGCCGTCGACCTCGACCTGCGCGCACGGGCCGCGGCCACCGTCGGCTCGCTGGCCCAGCGTGAACGGGCTCCGCTGGACGCGGGCAGTGGACTCATCGACCCCGACGAGTCGTTCGGCCAGATCCTCACGCCGCAGGGTGACGTCGTCGAGACGACTCCGGCCGTCGCAGCGGCGCCCATGCTGCCGCCGGGCACCGCACGAACCGTCACCAAGCCGGTCTTCCTCAGCCGCCATGTCGTGGGCGTCAACGACCCCGCCCGGCTGCTCGCCCTGCCCGTTCGTCTGCCGGGGAAGGTCGAACAGCCCGCCGTCCTCGTCGTCGGCGCACCGCTGGGCGACCGTGCGGAGGCACTGGACCGGCTGCTGCTCCTGCTGCTCATCGGCGGGCCGCTCGCCCTGTCGGTGTCCTCGTACGCGGGCTGGCTGCTGGCGGGCGCGGCCCTGCGACCGGTCGAGCGGATCCGCCGGGAGGCGGCCGCGATCTCCGAGACCGAGCCTGAACGGCGCCTGACCGTCCCGCCGACCGGAGACGAACTGGCCCGTCTCGCGCTCACCCTCAATGCCATGCTCGCGCGCCTCCAGGAAGCACTGGAGCGCGAGCACCATTTTGTCGACACGGCTGGACACGAGCTGCGCACCCCGCTGGCCCTGCTGCGGGCCGAGCTCGAACTGGCCACGGCGCGCCCGCGCGAGCGCGTCGAACTCGAGGCCGCTCTACGTTCCGCCGCCGCCGAGACCGACCGGCTCGTTGGACTCGCCGAGGACATCCTCGTCCTCGCCCGCACTCGAGAGGGCCGACTCCCGCTGCGCCGCGAGCCAGTGTCCCTGCCACGACTGCTCACCGATGCGGCCGAGGCGTTCCGCGCCCGCGCGACCGCCGACGGTGCGACGATCACCGTGGAGACGTCCGGAGCCCCCGAAGCAACCGCGGACGCCGATCCGGTACGGCTGCGCCAAGTTCTGCACAACGTCCTCGACAACGCCCTGCGCCACTCCGGCTCGTCGGGGCCTGGCCACATCGTCCTGAGCGCCGAACGAGCGGACAGTGCCGTGAAGTTGTGCGTAGGTGACGAGGGCCAGGGCTTCCCGCCCGCCATGCTCGCCGGGCCACCGCCTGGCCCGTCGGCCGACAGGAGTGCCGGTGGGCTCGGCCTCGCCATCGTCGCGATGATCGCCGCGGCGCACGGCGGCCGGTTGAGCCTGGCCAACCGGCCATCGGGCGGGGCTCTCATCACCGTGTGCCTGATCGCCGCGCCAGTGCAGGGAAGCGGTGCCGAGTGCCCGAGTGCTGCGGTCGGCTCGTGCGCGGGACCGGCCGAGGCTGAGTAA
- a CDS encoding response regulator transcription factor, whose protein sequence is MRILVVEDEAPMAQLLRRCLTENGFAVDVAATGEDGLWYAGESDYDVIVLDVMLPGTDGFAVLREIRAAGRWAPVLLLTARDAVEDRVRGLDLGADDYLVKPFALAELLSRLRALMRRGARERPAVLTVGDLTLDPATRSVARGGAPITLTAKEFALLECLMRRPGQVLSKAELIEHVWDFTFDADSNVVEVYVGYLRQKIDRPFGRRSLRTSRGAGYWLRDDRRDGADHARSVG, encoded by the coding sequence ATGCGGATTCTCGTGGTCGAGGACGAAGCGCCCATGGCCCAGCTGCTGCGGCGCTGCCTGACGGAGAACGGCTTCGCGGTCGACGTGGCCGCCACCGGCGAGGACGGCCTCTGGTACGCCGGGGAGTCCGACTACGACGTGATCGTCCTGGACGTGATGCTGCCGGGCACCGACGGGTTTGCTGTGCTGCGTGAGATCCGCGCCGCCGGCCGGTGGGCGCCCGTCCTGCTGCTCACCGCACGGGACGCCGTCGAGGACCGGGTGCGCGGTCTGGACCTGGGCGCGGACGACTACCTCGTCAAGCCGTTCGCACTCGCCGAACTATTGTCCCGGCTACGCGCGCTGATGCGCCGGGGCGCCCGCGAACGGCCCGCAGTGCTCACCGTCGGCGACCTCACCCTCGATCCGGCGACCCGCTCCGTGGCCCGCGGGGGTGCGCCGATCACCTTGACGGCCAAGGAGTTCGCGCTTCTGGAGTGCCTGATGCGACGGCCCGGACAGGTGCTCTCCAAGGCCGAACTCATCGAACACGTCTGGGACTTCACCTTCGACGCGGACTCGAACGTCGTGGAGGTGTACGTGGGCTACCTGCGACAGAAGATCGACCGGCCCTTCGGGCGGCGGTCACTGCGTACCAGCCGAGGCGCCGGCTACTGGCTGAGAGACGACCGCAGGGACGGTGCGGATCATGCGCGCTCGGTTGGCTAG
- a CDS encoding COG4705 family protein has translation MTAEPVLDERPLLPVRQLANKVPEVTVYFWIIKVLTTGMGETASDLLARTLGPIPAVALGGLALVASLAVQFSLRRYVAWAYWTAVVMVSVFGTMAADVLHVGLGVPYAVSTPAFLVVLAAVFALWYVSEQTLSIHTIRTRRREAFYWAAVLATFALGTATGDLTATVGFGYLGSVALFAAAICVPALAHRFGALGAVTAFWTAYVITRPLGASLADWMALPHTRGGLALGLAPVTLAWTAAIIGFVCYLAVSQRERGAHAAA, from the coding sequence ATGACCGCAGAGCCTGTCCTCGATGAACGCCCCCTCCTCCCCGTACGCCAACTGGCGAACAAGGTGCCGGAGGTGACCGTCTATTTCTGGATCATCAAGGTGCTGACCACCGGCATGGGCGAGACTGCGTCGGACCTCCTGGCCCGCACGCTCGGCCCCATCCCTGCGGTGGCGCTCGGCGGCCTCGCCCTGGTGGCGTCCCTAGCCGTGCAGTTCTCGCTCCGCCGGTATGTCGCGTGGGCCTACTGGACCGCCGTCGTCATGGTCAGCGTTTTCGGCACGATGGCCGCCGATGTCCTGCACGTCGGCCTCGGCGTGCCGTACGCCGTCTCGACCCCGGCGTTCCTCGTCGTACTGGCCGCGGTCTTCGCCCTCTGGTACGTGAGCGAGCAGACCCTCTCCATCCATACGATCCGGACCCGGCGCCGCGAGGCGTTCTACTGGGCGGCCGTCCTCGCCACCTTCGCCCTCGGCACCGCCACGGGCGACCTCACAGCCACCGTCGGCTTCGGCTACCTGGGCTCGGTCGCCCTCTTCGCAGCCGCCATCTGCGTACCAGCCCTGGCCCACCGCTTCGGGGCCCTCGGCGCGGTCACCGCCTTCTGGACCGCTTACGTCATCACCCGCCCCCTCGGAGCCTCCCTCGCCGACTGGATGGCCCTCCCCCACACCCGCGGCGGCCTCGCCCTCGGCCTGGCACCAGTCACCCTCGCCTGGACGGCGGCGATCATCGGATTCGTCTGCTACCTGGCCGTGTCACAACGCGAGAGGGGCGCGCACGCTGCGGCATGA
- a CDS encoding MFS transporter: protein MTTTPHTETTPSVATGRAGTRGVLFAMCLALVLVVASVSALNLALPDLAIDLSASNSALTWIADAYTVVLAALVLPLGAIGDRVGRRNVLVVGTVVFGAASLAASFADSTSTLIAWRAVMGLGAAMIMPGTLSTITAAFPPDQRAKGVATWSGFAAAGAIIGMLAAGVLLEWFSWRSLFVSSAAVALVAALAAVLLAPNTKDAHPHRPDVAGAISTALGIGTLVFGIIEGNEKGWTEPVVIGSFVVTVLSFAVYAYLGRRTEHPLLDPALFGIRGFRAGAITVLVQFMAVFGFFFVGLQYLQLILGYSPLKAAVALLPVAVVVMPVSAITPNLVRRVGMKVTMGVGLLLLGAGLFVISLLDVDSGYLPFLGGLVLAGFGIGLSGAVGTSAITGSLGQGQQGVASAMNDTTREVGSAVGIALMGSIYGSHYRSSLPDSVAQLPSDAAESVRDSAASGLYVADHLGAQGAALADGVKSAFMDGLSASLIAVCAVVLAAAIGALLRAPKTPPTVD, encoded by the coding sequence ATGACCACCACCCCCCACACGGAGACGACACCGTCCGTCGCCACCGGTCGCGCCGGAACCCGCGGCGTGCTGTTCGCGATGTGCCTGGCACTCGTTTTGGTCGTTGCGTCCGTCTCCGCACTGAATCTCGCCCTGCCCGACCTGGCCATCGACCTGTCGGCTTCCAACAGCGCACTGACCTGGATCGCCGACGCCTACACCGTGGTGCTGGCGGCCCTCGTGCTCCCGCTCGGTGCGATCGGCGACCGCGTCGGGCGCCGTAACGTCCTCGTCGTGGGCACCGTGGTCTTCGGTGCCGCGTCCCTGGCCGCCTCCTTCGCCGACTCGACCAGCACGCTGATCGCCTGGCGGGCGGTCATGGGGCTCGGCGCCGCCATGATCATGCCGGGCACACTGTCGACGATCACCGCGGCCTTCCCGCCGGACCAGCGGGCCAAGGGGGTGGCCACGTGGTCGGGGTTCGCGGCCGCAGGCGCCATCATCGGCATGCTGGCCGCGGGCGTATTGCTGGAGTGGTTCAGCTGGCGCTCGCTCTTCGTCAGCAGCGCCGCCGTCGCTCTGGTGGCCGCGCTCGCCGCGGTACTGCTGGCGCCCAACACCAAGGACGCACACCCGCACCGGCCCGATGTGGCCGGAGCCATCAGTACTGCCCTGGGCATCGGCACCCTCGTGTTCGGGATCATCGAGGGCAACGAGAAGGGATGGACGGAGCCTGTGGTGATCGGCTCCTTCGTCGTCACCGTGCTGTCCTTCGCTGTCTACGCCTACCTCGGCCGGCGTACCGAACACCCGCTGCTCGATCCCGCCCTGTTCGGCATCCGCGGCTTCCGGGCGGGTGCCATCACGGTTCTGGTGCAGTTCATGGCCGTCTTCGGGTTCTTCTTCGTCGGTCTGCAGTATCTGCAACTCATCCTGGGCTACAGCCCGTTGAAGGCCGCCGTCGCCCTGCTTCCGGTGGCCGTGGTGGTCATGCCCGTCTCCGCGATCACCCCCAACCTGGTGCGCCGGGTCGGCATGAAGGTGACGATGGGCGTCGGCCTGCTGCTGCTCGGTGCCGGACTGTTCGTCATCTCCCTGCTCGACGTCGACTCCGGCTACTTGCCCTTCCTTGGCGGTCTCGTCCTGGCGGGCTTCGGCATCGGTCTCAGCGGCGCGGTCGGCACCTCTGCCATCACCGGCTCGCTCGGGCAGGGCCAGCAGGGCGTCGCCTCCGCCATGAACGACACCACCCGGGAGGTCGGCTCCGCGGTCGGCATCGCCCTCATGGGCTCGATCTACGGCAGTCACTACCGCTCCTCCCTCCCCGATTCTGTCGCCCAACTCCCCTCCGACGCCGCCGAGTCCGTACGCGACTCCGCAGCCTCCGGCCTCTACGTCGCCGACCATCTCGGCGCACAGGGCGCGGCCCTCGCCGACGGCGTCAAATCGGCGTTCATGGACGGCCTGTCCGCCTCCCTGATCGCCGTCTGCGCCGTCGTCCTCGCTGCGGCGATCGGTGCCCTGCTGCGCGCACCGAAGACACCGCCCACGGTGGACTGA
- a CDS encoding ATP-binding protein, whose amino-acid sequence MVRTARAEVCEQLSTWGSEELGFSAELVVSELVTKAIRYGCPLIRLRLIHDRILLLVEVCDDSNTTPRLRRARVFDEDGRGLLLVARLAEHWGTRHA is encoded by the coding sequence GTGGTTCGGACGGCTCGGGCCGAGGTCTGCGAGCAACTGAGCACCTGGGGCTCGGAGGAACTCGGCTTCTCCGCGGAACTGGTCGTCAGTGAACTGGTCACCAAAGCCATCCGCTACGGCTGCCCGCTCATCCGGCTCCGCCTCATCCACGATCGCATCCTGCTCCTCGTCGAGGTCTGTGACGACAGCAACACCACTCCGCGCTTGCGCCGCGCCCGTGTCTTTGACGAGGACGGGCGCGGTCTGTTGCTCGTCGCCCGACTCGCCGAGCACTGGGGCACGCGCCACGCCTGA
- a CDS encoding sodium:solute symporter family transporter: protein MPASAPNAGLRGTAERVGRRLLRFGSPLKGRGAVSMCGAGSAVFPHILLRVSASRSGPAARRASGAAVVMITLFHGAMVLTGLGAAATLGAGVIASDDAQGNSALFLLARTLAGGGTGLLFTMVACAAFITVLSTVAGLTLASSAALAHDLYAKVGRRGAGRETREVNVARAAVLVFGVACVCLAVMLHDWSIVALSSFAAALTASAVLPALVYSLFWKGFTRTGMLWTLYGSLVWCSVLEALGPAVSGGPLALFPARDFHWFPLQNIALASVPVGFLLGWAGSLLGRRSHVGQDRYAETQTTLLLGREPLDSVKGV from the coding sequence ATGCCCGCCTCGGCGCCGAACGCCGGGCTCAGAGGCACGGCTGAGCGGGTCGGGAGGAGGCTGCTGCGGTTCGGCAGCCCCCTGAAGGGGCGCGGAGCTGTATCGATGTGCGGCGCGGGGTCTGCCGTGTTCCCGCACATCCTCCTGCGGGTGAGCGCTTCCCGCAGCGGGCCGGCGGCCAGACGAGCCTCCGGTGCCGCCGTCGTCATGATCACGCTGTTCCACGGTGCCATGGTTCTCACGGGACTGGGCGCCGCGGCGACGCTGGGCGCCGGCGTCATCGCCTCGGACGACGCGCAGGGGAACTCGGCGCTGTTCCTCCTCGCCCGCACCCTCGCGGGAGGCGGCACCGGACTGCTGTTCACCATGGTCGCCTGCGCCGCCTTCATCACCGTCCTCAGCACGGTGGCCGGACTCACCCTCGCCTCCTCGGCGGCACTGGCGCACGACCTCTACGCCAAGGTGGGCCGTCGCGGGGCCGGCCGCGAAACGCGCGAAGTGAACGTGGCGCGTGCAGCCGTGCTGGTCTTCGGCGTGGCCTGTGTGTGCCTGGCGGTGATGCTGCATGACTGGAGCATCGTGGCCCTGAGCTCGTTCGCCGCCGCCCTGACCGCTTCGGCGGTGTTGCCCGCACTCGTGTACAGCCTGTTCTGGAAGGGCTTCACGAGGACCGGAATGCTCTGGACGCTCTACGGCTCGCTCGTGTGGTGCTCCGTCCTGGAAGCCCTGGGTCCCGCTGTCTCCGGCGGCCCCCTCGCCCTCTTCCCCGCACGGGACTTCCACTGGTTCCCGTTGCAGAACATCGCTCTGGCATCCGTCCCGGTCGGGTTCCTCCTCGGCTGGGCGGGCAGCCTGCTGGGCCGGCGCTCCCACGTCGGCCAGGACCGCTATGCCGAGACACAGACCACGCTGCTCCTCGGCCGAGAGCCACTCGACTCGGTGAAAGGGGTCTGA